Proteins encoded by one window of Candidatus Krumholzibacteriota bacterium:
- a CDS encoding P-II family nitrogen regulator, with amino-acid sequence MKKVEAFIRPFKLDEVKDALTEAGVTGMSITEAKGFGRQKGHTELYRGSEYQVDFLPKVKVETVVRDEDVDRVVEAIVAAARTGQVGDGKIFVSPVEDIVRVRTGESGEEAL; translated from the coding sequence ATGAAGAAGGTCGAGGCCTTTATCAGGCCCTTCAAACTCGACGAGGTGAAGGACGCCCTCACCGAGGCGGGAGTCACCGGCATGAGCATCACCGAGGCCAAGGGATTCGGCCGCCAGAAGGGTCACACGGAGCTCTATCGCGGCTCGGAGTACCAGGTGGATTTCCTGCCCAAGGTGAAGGTCGAGACGGTCGTCCGCGACGAGGACGTCGACCGCGTCGTCGAGGCGATCGTGGCCGCCGCCCGGACGGGACAGGTCGGCGACGGCAAGATCTTCGTCTCGCCGGTCGAGGACATCGTGCGCGTCAGGACCGGCGAGAGCGGCGAGGAGGCGCTCTAG